From a single Fulvivirga ulvae genomic region:
- a CDS encoding acylneuraminate cytidylyltransferase family protein, with amino-acid sequence MSDITFFLPTRKGSQRVKDKNTKPFSNFSGGILELKLRQLISSQCISQIILSTNDDVSMKIADEINIECNKIKVVRRPDELCLSTTPLVDLIEYVPSITDTEHVIWGHTTTPFITSDDYDRAIEKYFDCLSKGYDSLVSVHPFQNFLIEPDSKQIFNTHQKQSKWPRTQDLPILFEVNHGMFITSCSIYKNKKDRIGSNPYLYEMDRIRSFDIDWEDDFTIAEAIYEKIFRK; translated from the coding sequence ATGAGTGATATTACTTTTTTTCTTCCAACACGTAAAGGGAGTCAGCGTGTAAAAGACAAAAATACTAAACCGTTTTCAAACTTTTCCGGCGGCATTCTTGAGTTAAAACTTCGTCAATTAATAAGTAGCCAATGTATTAGTCAGATAATTTTGTCTACAAATGATGATGTTTCAATGAAAATTGCAGATGAAATTAATATAGAATGCAACAAAATTAAAGTTGTAAGAAGGCCTGATGAGCTATGCTTGAGCACAACTCCCCTTGTAGATTTGATAGAGTACGTTCCTTCCATTACTGATACTGAACATGTTATATGGGGGCACACGACCACACCGTTTATTACCTCAGATGATTATGATAGGGCAATAGAAAAGTATTTCGATTGCTTAAGCAAGGGATATGACTCTTTAGTCAGTGTCCATCCATTTCAAAATTTCTTAATAGAACCTGATAGTAAGCAAATTTTTAACACACATCAGAAGCAAAGTAAATGGCCAAGAACCCAGGATCTACCCATATTGTTTGAGGTAAATCATGGTATGTTTATTACCAGTTGCAGTATTTATAAAAATAAAAAGGATCGTATAGGAAGTAATCCTTACTTGTACGAAATGGATAGAATCCGATCTTTTGATATAGATTGGGAGGATGATTTTACAATTGCTGAAGCTATATATGAGAAGATTTTTAGAAAGTAA